The genomic interval AAGTCATGTAGGTGTTGCCTTAATTATAGATATATACAAAGGAAGGGATGACGCAAAGGTTTTGAAATCTTAACCCCTAAATTATTTGGCCTTTGTATTTATGTCTTAAACTATGGAGAGGACATCTCTGactaaaatgtatttgaaatcgATGAATCTgaagagaataaaaaaaaatacaactagGTGTTTTAACAATCGTTTGCaaattaaactaatttaaaatatttttgcatagATAAGCTCCATTTTGAATTTACATTCAGCAGCACAGGCTTTACAAAACAAGATGCTAAAATGGTTGACACTATCCAAACACAAtttcattaagatttttttcttctattttatgACCTGTTTTTGCCTATTTGTAACCAAAgcaagaaaataatttaaatgaagtaATATCTGAGAAACTAGACAAAGAccatttgttaacattttgatgtattttgttgatatgtGTATAACACTAAACAACACTTCAGCCAAATGTTATTGCTGTAGTATTTCTCAAGAAAAATATTAACGTCATTTGAGAGAATTTCGGTCTCATTTATATTTAGAATAGCCTCATGATCCTGCCTTTTCGTctataatatgataaaaaaaagacATCGTTTGAGGAAAGGTCAGTTCAGCATTGCAAAATTTACGTTATGGTGTTTAGGAATTTAGccataataattgttattttcaaatgtaatgcATAGTCTACATATTAACAACAGGACTTCAACAGAGACGTTTATACTgttgaaaacataaacaagtatattaaaagttatacttaaagctgcattctcacaaataaatcatttttgcaactgttttatttcttttcttggaaagagcaaacttttgcgtaaatatctgcaaaccaataatatatgattgccgacaaaaaatcagatagttcattttcatattatcattcgaaactttatgttttatggcttaaaccgttactaacggtttaagaaaaatgcataaaatatctttttttgaacttaaatatcaaaGTCTGGCATCTAATTTTGTGAGCAGTTTATATAACAGGTTTCCATGGATTTAAGCAAAAaatagctcgttccaagacaaaaaataaaaaaaagttgtgacAACGTTCAAactgagtgcagctttaacgtacaaaaacaaactatttccttttgccaaaataatatttaatacattataGCCTTTATAAAAGATACTTACCCTATTAAACAATCCACCGTAGCTAAAAATGATTACAAACAAGGGTAGCATCCAGCCAAGCACCATCACtgataatgaaaatgataaatcaaatggTGTTTTACTTTGCCAGTTTATAGCACATCGTACCAGCAGTCCTTCAAGTTGGTATGAACTCCAGCCAattgctgaaatattaaaaattaaatttcatttgataatttttaatagcaaattatacaatgattagcggatggggggggggggttaattTCTAATTAACATTTGGTCATTTCATACCACCTGTAGTCCTTCAAGTTTGTGCGAGCTTCAACAAATTctgcttatattttattatctttttcaaCTTACATGACTACACAATTTCGATACGCTCGTTTCGACAAGGTTTTGCTTATAAGCAATGATAAACAATGATACATTTTAACCATTCTGAAacaatgttatatcattataaatgttttggatTAACATTAAGAGTAAACGCAATATCCTTAGAAAAGAATTAAACGATTTGATTCAGAAAGAGAACTTATATACATACGACCTATTCAAATAATGCTGAGATAGCGATGGTAGGGGCAGCACTTTCAATGCCCCAAAGCACTGTTTTGAGCGGTGTGCTTTTTTACAGAATCGCAGAGTCATATTCAATTATCCAAAACTAGCCAATACTGTCAATGTCACTTAGCTCTATACAGAGCGGTGTTCTATTTTTACAGAATCGCAGAGTCAGATTCAATTATCCAAAACTAGCCAATACTGTCAATGTCACTTAGCTCTGTACAGAGCGATGTTCTATTTTTACAGAATAGCAAAGTCAAATCCAATGATCCATACTTACCCAACTCTGCCAATGCCACTTAGCTCTGTACAGAGCGGTGTTCTATTTTTACAGAATCGCGGAGTCAAATCCAATGATCCATACTTACCCAACTCTGCCAATGCCACTTAGCTCTGTACAGAACGATATTCTATTTTTACAGAATCGCGGAGTCATATCGAATAATCCATACTTACCCATCACTGCCAATGCCACTTAGCTCTGTACAATCATTGTGAATgccctttgatttttttttgtgcaaaCAAGAGCCGAACAAAAATGCGTAATTGGTTACGAAATGaatatgatgaaataaaaactccagatgtaataaaaaaaacatactggACTAACTATGTCACAGCAGGAATTGAAGATActacatattaaacatttaaatacatgcatcaatatatatgaatatattttggtATACGCAATTGCTTGATCGGTTAGAAAGTACGAATTATATGGCAGCCTCAAACAGTCACGACATACATTCCGGATTTGCATAAATAATCACTTTACAATTTACCTGGAAACATTGCCCAAACGCATCCGTATATGTAGCACACGGCCACTAATATACAAGCCGTCTTTGTTGTAAACCGCAAACCATGGGGCCTAACGATTATAAGGTATCTGTCGAAAGCAATCGACGCCAGCAGTGAAATCTGACTTAGTCCGAAAAATGTAGTTGAAAATCCATATATAACACAACCTGAAATAAGATGGTTTGTTTATTAGCTCGCCCGATTTGCGAAAAACACGGTCTAGAGTAAGAACATTGATAGTTTTGTCGTTGTTCTCCTTGTATACCGTCAGCGTGCAAAAACCTTTTTCATTCGATATAACACAAATGCCGTTCAAGATATTTCCGTGAAATGTTCTATTGTGAACGAATACCAGTAATATTATGCACATACCAATTATACTTTTGGGTTTAATACTGGTTGGGTAACGTTGTTAAAGTAGGCATACACGACCAGTGACAAATTAAATGGTCATATTTCGAAAAGCAACTAAAGTTATATACTATGAAATTGCTAATTTTGTATCTCTTTTAATATCGATACGCCTAAACAAACACTATGCTTGTATGTGTGTTATTGCTCGACGAATACATTACAAACAATGTAAAACTGTATAAAAgatttaaacgtatttttaGTCAAAAACGGAAatctgaaaattaaacaatcCCAACAAATCAATTTTCCCATATTTGGAAACCTTTGCTCAAATTGTTGGGAATACAATGATCGGATGAATGTCACCGAATAAAggttcaaattattttatcactGAGAGTGATTCTAAGAATGTGAGGTGCATTAAATATAGTTTAACCTAAAATATACATTATGCGGTGCAGAAACGTATTGAACTGTCGATATTCTCATCGGATCACGCTTGGCTGTCCAACGAAACTAGAACGTACTCTTAAGGGTTTGCCAGAGATTGCCGAGCTGTTCCGATTTCATAATCCATTAACGGACATTAACGGTATTTCACTCATACCACCTTGCAAAAATAGAGACAAGAATTAGTTATATAATTAACATGGCAGGATTGCCATTAATTGtggttaaaatatgtttcaaaacaatgaaaatggttATAAATCCAATTAATGGTCATTCCTTAAGTTATTAcagaaatttgatatttttcgtAACCattgaataaacattatgttgTCCAACATACCAAAGCAAACGTTTTTGTATTACCTTGTCTTGCAAAAACCCAGCGATGATAAAGTGCGGACACCACGACCATCCAGTGCCCACAAAGGCACATCCCAACATCGGCTATTGCCAGTGCAACGATGAAATAGTTGTGAAACTTGTGAAGTCGCTTATCGCGAATAAACACGTAAAGCGTCACTGAATTTTGGAACAGCCCCAGTATAAATATCACGCCAATGTAGGTTccgtaaaatatgtatattgaatCCGCGTAATCCGCTTCACTAGATTTGTTCATATCTGTTGTTGAATAACTTGGTTAATTGCAAATTTATTAATGCTGAGAGAGAAAGGCAAATTCCATGACCTCGGCGgggaataaaacatttatatgtaataaaattcatgttttgttCCACGATTGTTCACTGTATTTATACTGGCATGAATCTGGTGAGTTTTGTCCTTTCAAGCGCTACGTCATAGAGAAGGCGATTTCTCATATTGGAAACCGTTGTGCTAGCGCGGCAGAACATAAAATGCACACCACCTATTTCTGTGGCTTTGATTATTTTAGCAATTAGGACAAACTTAAGCTGATTTTTGCAAAGCTTAATAAAGGATTTCAGTTTAAAATCTGATATTTTTACTAATGCCATAGAAATGTGTATTTTCACGAGTGATAAATTGTTTCACtggtttcattttgaatatagatatatatctgtatgattgttttttttattaataaaaacttaaatgcATACCCCTTGTTAACCTGGCTGCCCATGAAACAATGCCTCATTTGAAGTTTAAATCCGACTTTTGAGAAATAGTTTGCCAATATTGTCAGTGTATATGCTAGTAAATACCCGCGCATTGagttcaagaaaaaaaaacgtttcaacacttaaaacatataaaattagGATTGCAGCATAATTTGCTGttccaacattttttgtttatttgattatgtTCTACAACGTTTTGACTTTCGCTGCTGGATTTGCAGTATGCATCATATACAGACGCTTTGTTGTTGTTCGTATAGCATATTATGTCTCCGCTGTCCGTTCCAAACAAGTATTTCAAGGGTTTGCCAGAGATTGCCGAGCTGTTCCGATTTCATAATCCATTAACGGATATTAACGGTATTTCACTGATACCACCTTGCAAACATAGAGACAAGAATTAGTTATATAATTAACATGGCAGGATTGCCTTTAATTGtggttaaaatatgttttaaaacaatgaaaatggttATAAATCCAATTAATGGTCATTCCTTAAGTTATTAcagaaatttgatatttttcataaccattgaataaacattatgttgTCCAACATACCAAAGCAAACGTTTTTGTATTACCTTGTCTTGCAAAAACCCAGCGATGATAAAGTGCGGACACCACGACCATCCAGTGCCCACAAAGACACATCCCAACATCGGCTATTGCCAGTGCAACGATGAAATAGTTGTGAAACTTGTGAAGTCGCTTATCGCGAATAAACACGTAAAGCGTCACTGAATTTTGGAACAGCCCCAGTATAAATATCACGCCAATGTAGGTTccgtaaaatatgtatattgaatCCGCGTAATCCGCTTCACTAGATTTGTTCATATCTGTTGTTGAATAACTTGGTTAATTGCAAATTTATTAATGCTGAGAGAGAAAGGCAAATTCCATGACCTCGG from Mya arenaria isolate MELC-2E11 chromosome 7, ASM2691426v1 carries:
- the LOC128241139 gene encoding melanopsin-A-like, whose amino-acid sequence is MNKSSEADYADSIYIFYGTYIGVIFILGLFQNSVTLYVFIRDKRLHKFHNYFIVALAIADVGMCLCGHWMVVVSALYHRWVFARQGCVIYGFSTTFFGLSQISLLASIAFDRYLIIVRPHGLRFTTKTACILVAVCYIYGCVWAMFPAIGWSSYQLEGLLVRCAINWQSKTPFDLSFSLSVMVLGWMLPLFVIIFSYGGLFNRLRIDKRRQLLKRHRNKSKRHKNEGRMAITVLLMIGAFFISWTPYSVATLVAAFGPKDKVPTFLTVLPAIFAKSSIIWNPIIYVARHSLFRKSLSEHIPCLFCFGAKKSLCANRTNERHSDLTTNRREDISGNRISMNMARVKETFV